One segment of Pangasianodon hypophthalmus isolate fPanHyp1 chromosome 10, fPanHyp1.pri, whole genome shotgun sequence DNA contains the following:
- the kcnk17 gene encoding potassium channel subfamily K member 17 — protein sequence MASIRSGKLFKRFSFVKFFSLLLLGAGYLTYVLIGGIVFWKLEGDQVTSDIAQLEVKKRKLLQVYPCLGQSGLEELGEFMLEISKNGMSLKNNHTAGGFWKFTSSAVFAATVVTTIGYGNISPSTMPGQMFCVIFAIFGIPLNMVVLNQVGKYMLAIERNFCTSIAKKTSHQKCVLVSLHFASFIGSAALYLVVPMLFFHAYEGWTYAQGIYYCFITLSTVGFGDFVADYNPNKDYPDWYGCILGVWIFFGMAWLALLINHTIDLLGHLDAYLKSGKNSGKTNKSQDQELPETQQKDPEEEKTDDVCE from the exons ATGGCCTCCATACGGTCAGGAAAGCTTTTCAAAAGGTTCAGTTTTGTCAAGTTTTTTTCTCTGCTGTTGCTCGGAGCGGGGTACTTGACATATGTCCTCATTGGAGGGATCGTTTTCTGGAAGCTGGAAGGAGACCAGGTAACGAGTGACATTGCTCAGCTAGAggtgaagaaaagaaagcttCTCCAGGTTTATCCATGTCTTGGACAAAGTGGTCTTGAGGAACTGGGAGAG TTTATGCTGGAGATATCTAAGAATGGGATGAGTCTGAAAAATAACCACACAGCCGGAGGTTTCTGGAAGTTCACCAGCTCAGCAGTGTTTGCTGCCACAGTGGTGACAACTATTG GCTATGGGAACATCAGCCCTAGTACGATGCCTGGTCAGATGTTTTGTGTGATCTTTGCCATTTTTGGAATCCCACTTAACATGGTGGTCCTGAACCAAGTGGGCAAGTACATGCTGGCCATCGAAAGAAATTTCTGCACTTCGATTGCGAAAAAGACCAGCCACCAG AAATGTGTTCTGGTGTCACTCCACTTTGCATCATTCATTGGCTCGGCAGCCCTCTATTTGGTGGTCCCTATGTTATTTTTTCATGCGTATGAAGGCTGGACCTATGCACAGGGCATCTACTATTGCTTTATCACACTCAGCACAGTAGGTTTTGGAGATTTTGTTGCAG ATTATAACCCTAACAAGGATTACCCTGACTGGTACGGATGCATCTTGGGAGTTTGGATATTTTTTGGCATGGCTTGGCTGGCTTTACTGATCAATCACACTATTGACCTTCTGGGGCACTTAGATGCTTACCTTAAATCTGGGAAAAACAGTGGCAAGACAAACAAGTCACAAGACCAGGAGCTACCAGAGACACAGCAGAAAGATCCTGAAGAAGAGAAAACAGATGATGTCTGTGAATGA